Proteins co-encoded in one Medicago truncatula cultivar Jemalong A17 chromosome 8, MtrunA17r5.0-ANR, whole genome shotgun sequence genomic window:
- the LOC11440495 gene encoding lectin 11 precursor — translation MTINAIPKLFATKNSISLSIVIFMYLLILVANVKSDSSFNFPNFQPEALKKLGFANDATLKNGVIQLTKKDAYGDPLKHSAGQFGLLKPIRLFDQTTGKVASFVTEFTFSVNSNGRQDHGDGFAFFMASPKFKIPNKNKSEGGFLGMFTRETALYTKEIVLVEFDSFANEWDPNPSSNLGIGSHLGIDVNSIKSVANALWLNDFDDITVGKARIEYDSSDKNLKVLVTYSEKGAFNGDSSLVYNIDLTTFLPEMIEIGFSASTGDLVETHDILSWSFTSNM, via the coding sequence ATGACTATTAATGCTATTCCAAAACTCTTTGCAACCAAAAACTCTATTTCTCTTTCAATAGTAATCTTTATGTATTTACTCATTCTTGTTGCCAATGTAAAATCCGACTCTTCCTTCAATTTCCCTAATTTTCAACCCGAAGCTTTAAAAAAACTCGGTTTCGCAAACGACGCCACATTAAAAAATGGAGTAATACAATTAACTAAAAAAGATGCTTATGGTGATCCACTCAAACACAGTGCTGGCCAATTTGGATTGCTAAAACCAATTCGCCTTTTCGACCAAACCACCGGAAAAGTTGCAAGTTTCGTAACTGAATTCACCTTTTCGGTGAACTCAAACGGTAGACAAGATCACGGCGATGGATTTGCTTTCTTTATGGCATCACCAAAATTCAAAATccccaacaaaaacaaatcagaaGGTGGATTCCTCGGAATGTTTACCCGCGAAACTGCTTTATATACCAAAGAAATTGTCCTTGTTGAATTTGATAGTTTTGCAAATGAATGGGATCCAAATCCTTCGTCAAATTTAGGAATCGGTTCtcatttaggaattgatgttaATTCGATTAAATCAGTTGCTAATGCACTATGGttaaatgattttgatgataTAACAGTAGGAAAGGCTCGTATAGAGTATGATTCTAGTGACAAAAATTTGAAGGTGTTAGTAACTTATTCTGAAAAGGGAGCATTTAATGGGGATTCTAGTTTGGTGTATAATATTGATTTGACCACTTTTCTTCCTGAAATGATTGAAATTGGGTTCTCTGCTTCTACTGGGGATTTAGTTGAGACTCATGACATTCTCTCTTGGTCTTTCACTTCAAACATGTAG
- the LOC11445302 gene encoding L-type lectin-domain containing receptor kinase IX.1 codes for MAPCFYTLPLFFLSLILLTFHAYSIHFQIPSFNPNDANIIYQGSAAPVDGEVDFNINGNYSCQVGWALYSKKVLLWDSKTGQLTDFTTHYTFIINTRGRSPSFYGHGLAFFLAAYGFEIPPNSSGGLMGLFNTTTMLSSSNHIVHVEFDSFANSEFSETTEHVGINNNSIKSSISTPWNASLHSGDTAEVWIRYNSTTKNLTVSWEYQTTSSPQEKTNLSYQIDFKKVLPEWVTIGFSAATGYNGEVNNLLSWEFNSNLEKSDDSNSKDTRLVVILTVSLGAVIIGVGALVAYVILKRKRKRSEKQKEEAMHLTSMNDDLERGAGPRRFTYKELELATNNFSKDRKLGQGGFGAVFKGYFADLDLQVAVKKISRGSRQGKKEYVTEVKVISQLRHRNLVKLLGWCHDKGEFLLIYEFMPNGSLDSHLFGKRTPLSWGVRHKITLGLASGLLYLHEEWERCVVHRDIKSSNVMLDSSFNVKLGDFGLAKLMDHELGPQTTGLAGTFGYLAPEYVSTGRASKESDVYSFGIVVLEITSGKKATEVMKEKDEEKGMIEWVWDHYGKGELLVAMDENLRKDFDEKQVECLMIVGLWCAHPDVSLRPSIRQAIQVLNFEVSMPNLPPKRPVATYHAPTPSVSSVEASITNSLQDGR; via the coding sequence ATGGCTCCTTGTTTCTATACCCTTCCATTGTTCTTCTTGTCCTTAATTTTATTAACTTTCCATGCTTATTCAATTCACTTCCAAATTCCCAGTTTTAATCCAAATGATGCCAACATAATCTACCAAGGTTCTGCAGCACCAGTTGATGGAGAAGTTGATTTTAACATCAATGGAAATTATTCATGTCAAGTTGGATGGGCTTTGTATTCCAAAAAGGTGTTACTTTGGGACTCAAAAACAGGTCAACTCACTGACTTCACAACTCACTACACTTTTATCATCAACACTCGAGGTAGATCACCTTCATTCTATGGCCATGGCCTTGCCTTTTTCTTAGCTGCTTATGGATTTGAAATCCCACCAAACTCCTCTGGTGGCTTGATGGGACTATTCAACACCACAACAATGCTTTCATCTAGTAACCATATTGTTCATGTGGAGTTTGATTCTTTCGCAAATAGTGAATTTAGCGAGACAACAGAGCATGTGGgaatcaacaataattcaatcaaatcatcaatatcAACACCTTGGAATGCAAGTTTACATAGTGGAGACACTGCTGAGGTATGGATTAGGTACAATTCTACAACCAAGAATTTGACTGTATCTTGGGAATATCAAACGACCTCTAGTCCTCAAGAAAAAACTAATCTTTCATATCAAATTGATTTCAAGAAAGTTTTACCTGAATGGGTTACAATTGGATTTTCTGCTGCAACTGGTTACAATGGAGAAGTAAATAATCTTTTGTCATGGGAATTTAATTCCAATTTGGAGAAAAGTGATGATAGTAATAGTAAAGATACAAGATTAGTTGTGATACTAACAGTCTCTTTAGGGGCTGTAATTATAGGAGTGGGAGCATTGGTAGCATATGTAATACTaaagaggaaaagaaagagaagtGAAAAGCAAAAGGAAGAGGCTATGCATTTGACTTCAATGAATGATGACCTTGAAAGAGGAGCAGGGCCAAGGAGGTTTACCTACAAAGAACTTGAGTTGGCAACCAATAACTTTTCTAAGGATAGAAAGTTGGGTCAAGGTGGTTTTGGAGCAGTTTTTAAAGGTTACTTTGCTGATTTAGATTTACAAGTTGCTGTGAAGAAAATATCCAGAGGGTCAAGACAAGGAAAGAAAGAGTATGTAACTGAAGTTAAAGTTATTAGTCAACTGAGACATAGGAATCTTGTGAAGCTCTTAGGCTGGTGCCATGACAAAGGTGAGTTTCTACTTATTTATGAGTTCATGCCAAATGGTAGTCTTGATTCTCATTTATTTGGTAAAAGAACACCTCTTTCTTGGGGTGTAAGGCACAAAATAACTCTTGGATTGGCCTCTGGTTTGCTGTATCTACATGAAGAATGGGAGAGGTGTGTGGTACATAGGGATATTAAATCAAGTAATGTTATGCTAGATTCAAGTTTTAATGTTAAGCTTGGTGATTTTGGGTTGGCTAAATTAATGGACCATGAACTTGGGCCTCAAACGACGGGGCTGGCCGGAACATTCGGCTATCTAGCTCCAGAATATGTGAGTACAGGAAGGGCGAGTAAAGAGTCAGATGTTTATAGTTTTGGGATAGTTGTCTTAGAGATAACCTCCGGAAAAAAAGCTACTGAAGTTATGAAGGAGAAAGATGAAGAGAAGGGAATGATTGAGTGGGTTTGGGATCATTATGGAAAAGGAGAGCTACTTGTGGCAATGGATGAGAATTTGAGGAAAGATTTTGATGAGAAACAAGTAGAGTGCTTGATGATTGTTGGATTATGGTGTGCTCATCCTGATGTTAGTCTAAGACCATCAATTAGACAAGCCATTCAAGTGCTTAATTTTGAGGTTTCCATGCCAAATCTTCCGCCAAAGAGGCCAGTTGCAACCTATCATGCTCCCACACCATCTGTAAGCTCCGTAGAAGCTTCCATAACCAATAGCCTTCAAGACGGTCGTTAA